The window TAACTCCGCCCGCTGCTTGCGATTCATCGCGTGGACCGCTTCACCAGCAAAATGAAACTCACCCTTCCATTGGTCATCCAGCATCGCAAGAACATTTAACAGCGAAGACTTGCCTGCACCCGACGGACCCATTACGGTTACAAATTCACCTTCGCGGATTGTGAGGCTAATACGCCGCAACACCCACGTCTCAGTATGCCCCGTCTTGTAGCTTCGCTCCATTTGTTTTAATTCAATCATTTCTTTACCCCGTCCTTCTAAGCTTTCATCATTGAAAATTACCGCTGCTACTGCGGCCTACATGGGATCGAGAGTTGCGGCTCTCCTTGATGTGAGCCTGTGCCACTCAGGCGACCAGCTTAGCTGTCGCAGAGCAAAACGAACATCCTGCATCAAACGATTCATCGCTCCTCGCTCGTTCGTTCCCAGCCGCTCAAGCAGCCCGCCATTACTCGGTCCGCAAAGCCTTCACTGGATCGGTGGAAGCCGCGCGACGCGCCGGTATTAGTCCTGCCACACAAGCGGAAACGATAAGCACCGTTGCCGCTCCGACGAATACCGCAGGGTCCTGTCCGGCCGCTCCATAGAGCTGCGTCTTTAGAAAGCGCATCCACAACAGAGCGATCGGAACACCAATCGCAAGCCCAAGGCCAGCTTGTAGCATCGCCTCGCGGAGCACCATGCTCACCACGCTGCCGCGCCCAGCACCAAGCGCCATCCGTATGCCGATCTCCGAGGTTCGCCTCGCGACCGTATATGCCGTTACGCCGTACAAACCGACTGAGGCCAGCACCAGCGCCAGCACACCAAACATCAACGTCAGTCGAGCAATCAACTTCTCCTGGCTGAACTGACCATCGATCTGATCGCTGAACGTACTGAAATTGACGACCGTCAGGTTCGGATTGATACTCGCAAGCGTCTGCCGCACCTGTGACTCAAGGCCCGCCGAATGCCCCTTCGTCTGCAGCGTAATCGACCCCGCATAGAGTGATCGAACCTCAGCTCCATCCGAGATCGGCGCATGCTGCAGGAGGGGACGGAAGAACATCGGCCGCACATCGTCGCGCGGCCTCATATACTTAACATCTGACACGACGCCAACGATCTCGATCTCACCAGAACTCTTCACACCCTCCAAACCGAAATGTGTTCCGATCGGATCGCTCCCCATCGGGAAGAACTTTTTGACAAACGCCTGATTCACCACTGCCACCAACGTCGAGGTCGCCGTATCTTGCCGGCCAACACCTCGTCCCCGCAGCACCTTCTGGCCAATCGTTTGGAAGAAGTCAGGACTCACCCGCGCCCATGATGCGCCAATGTGATCATTCGGTCCCGGCTCCGGTCTGCCTTGCACAAAAACGGCCTCACCCCAGTTATCACCATCCAACGGCGAATACGACGCCAGTCCTACTCTCTCCACTCCCGGCAGCGCACCGAAACTCTGCTCAATCTGGTCGTAGATCGACTGCAACTGATCAGGTTTGTATCCTGCGTTATCCGGACTGATGTGGACCACAACCCGATTCTCCGTCTGAAGACCGAAACTTTGATGCTCAAGCTTGTTCAAACTCCGGGTTAGCAGACCTGCTCCCACCAGCAGCACCAGCGACAAAGCCGCTTGAACCACCACCAAGGAACGCTGCAGCAGCGAAGACCCATCCCGAGTCGACCGGTTCGATCCGCGCAATGCCTCGGCAGGTTCCGAGTGCGACGTAATCCACGCAGGCGCTATGCCGAACAGCAGTCCCGTCGCCATCGACAGCGCAAACGCAAACCCAAGCACCGTCAGCGAGGGGCTCGCATGGATCGGAAGATTGGGTGCATCCGGGAACGCCAGCGATAGCAGCAGCCTCGTCCCGCCATACGCCACGACCAGCCCCGCGAACCCGCCCAGGCAGGCAAGTACGACGCTCTCGGTAAGCATCTGCCGGATAATCCTCTTCCTCTGCGCCCCCAGCGCCATCCGTAGCGACGTCTCCGCGCGACGTGCCATTCCACGTACCAGCACCAGGTTCGCAATGTTCGCACACGCGATCAGCAGCACCAGGGCAGAGATCCCCATAAGCAGGTTAAGTCCGCTCCGATACTGCTCCTGAAGATTAGCTATGCCCATTCCACCCGGCGTCAGTATCAGGTGCGTCTTCGCCAGCGCCTTTTT is drawn from Edaphobacter lichenicola and contains these coding sequences:
- a CDS encoding ABC transporter permease; translation: MNKFIQDVQYALRQLRKAPGFALTAIVTLALGIGANAAIFTLVHAVLLQHLPVSDPTTLVRVGDKGDCCVLGGPPENDDYSVFSYDFYKHLRDTTPEFENLAAMQAGSAPGSITARRSVGGALAKPSQGEFVSGNYFQTFELQPFAGRMMLPSDDVEGAPMVAVMSYQTWRRDYAADPSVVGSTFVLNTHPITIIGITPPSFYGDRMSDSPPDFFIPMVMEPLLDSGAFLRRPELNWIYLLGRVKPGVALASLQEKMSASLRQWLTKLAEYQTEDGKKALAKTHLILTPGGMGIANLQEQYRSGLNLLMGISALVLLIACANIANLVLVRGMARRAETSLRMALGAQRKRIIRQMLTESVVLACLGGFAGLVVAYGGTRLLLSLAFPDAPNLPIHASPSLTVLGFAFALSMATGLLFGIAPAWITSHSEPAEALRGSNRSTRDGSSLLQRSLVVVQAALSLVLLVGAGLLTRSLNKLEHQSFGLQTENRVVVHISPDNAGYKPDQLQSIYDQIEQSFGALPGVERVGLASYSPLDGDNWGEAVFVQGRPEPGPNDHIGASWARVSPDFFQTIGQKVLRGRGVGRQDTATSTLVAVVNQAFVKKFFPMGSDPIGTHFGLEGVKSSGEIEIVGVVSDVKYMRPRDDVRPMFFRPLLQHAPISDGAEVRSLYAGSITLQTKGHSAGLESQVRQTLASINPNLTVVNFSTFSDQIDGQFSQEKLIARLTLMFGVLALVLASVGLYGVTAYTVARRTSEIGIRMALGAGRGSVVSMVLREAMLQAGLGLAIGVPIALLWMRFLKTQLYGAAGQDPAVFVGAATVLIVSACVAGLIPARRAASTDPVKALRTE